In a single window of the Harpia harpyja isolate bHarHar1 chromosome 3, bHarHar1 primary haplotype, whole genome shotgun sequence genome:
- the RIPPLY2 gene encoding protein ripply2 translates to MEGGGTGCGCPRPPSPPMPPQGHSPLSSSSSSSSSLTVLPLPRRSAPFWRPWVPAPGEAGRRSGPGPAAPHSPRGLADASPKPAQYTHPVRLFWPKSRCYDYLYQEAEALLKNFPVQATISFYEDSDSEDDEDELEQDSRTESDC, encoded by the exons ATGGAGGGCGGAGGGACGGGGTGCGGCTGCCCCCGCCCGCCCTCGCCGCCGATGCCCCCGCAGGGGCACTcgcccctctcctcctcttcctcctcctcctcctccctaacGGTCCTGCCCTTGCCCCGCAGGTCCGCGCCCTTCTGGAGGCCCTGGGTGCCCGCGCCCGGTGAGGCGGGCCGgcggagcggccccggccccgccgcg CCTCACAGCCCCCGCGGGCTGGCGGACGCCTCCCCAAAGCCGGCGCAGTACACGCACCCCGTCAG ACTATTTTGGCCCAAATCAAGGTGCTATGATTACTTATATCAGGAAGCTGAAGCACTTCTGAAGAACTTTCCAGTTCAAGCTACAATTTCCTTTTATGAAGACTCGGATagtgaagatgatgaagatgaaCTGGAACAAGATTCAAGAACAGAATCAGATTGCTGA